From Skermanella sp. TT6, a single genomic window includes:
- the hflC gene encoding protease modulator HflC, which translates to MNKNLAIVGIVVVVLGILASASLFTVNETQQALVLQFGEPRRVIQEPGLKAKVPFIQNVVLYDRRVLDVDPPVEQVILADQKRLDVDAFARYRITDPLRFFQSVGSEQVLEQRLSTVVVSALRRVLGNVTVLSILSDERARVMTDIRDQVNGEAQRFGIEVVDVRIRRADLPEETSQSIFARMRSEREREAAEFRAQGQEQAQQIRSRAERERTVILAEAQRDAQVLRGEGDNQAFRIIAEATGRDAEFYSFYRTLQAYRDSLRNEDTTMVLSPSGDFFKYFGNLAGAPAGAPGAPGGAPNGTPGAAGGPPAAQISPPPPSATQGAENVQPGGAAN; encoded by the coding sequence ATGAACAAGAATCTCGCGATCGTCGGCATCGTCGTCGTGGTCCTCGGCATCCTCGCGTCGGCCAGCCTGTTCACCGTCAACGAGACCCAGCAGGCGCTGGTGCTCCAGTTCGGCGAACCGCGCCGGGTCATCCAGGAGCCGGGCCTGAAGGCCAAGGTCCCGTTCATCCAGAACGTGGTCCTGTACGACCGGCGCGTGCTCGACGTCGATCCGCCGGTCGAGCAGGTCATCCTGGCCGACCAGAAGCGCCTCGACGTGGACGCCTTCGCCCGCTACCGGATCACCGATCCCCTGCGCTTCTTCCAGTCCGTCGGGTCCGAGCAGGTGCTGGAGCAGCGGCTGAGCACCGTGGTCGTCTCGGCGCTCCGCCGCGTGCTCGGCAATGTCACCGTGCTGTCGATCCTGTCGGACGAGCGTGCCCGCGTGATGACCGACATCCGCGACCAGGTCAACGGCGAGGCCCAGCGCTTCGGCATCGAGGTGGTGGACGTCCGCATCCGCCGCGCCGACCTGCCGGAGGAGACCAGCCAGTCGATCTTCGCCCGCATGCGGTCGGAACGTGAGCGCGAAGCCGCCGAGTTCCGCGCGCAGGGCCAGGAGCAGGCCCAGCAGATCCGCTCCCGGGCGGAACGCGAGCGGACCGTCATCCTCGCCGAGGCGCAACGCGACGCGCAGGTGCTCCGAGGCGAGGGCGACAACCAGGCGTTCCGAATCATCGCGGAAGCGACCGGCCGCGACGCCGAGTTCTACTCGTTCTACCGGACGCTCCAGGCCTACCGCGACAGCCTGCGCAACGAGGACACCACCATGGTGCTCTCGCCGTCGGGCGATTTCTTCAAGTATTTCGGCAACCTGGCCGGTGCGCCGGCCGGTGCGCCGGGTGCTCCCGGCGGCGCTCCCAACGGCACCCCCGGCGCTGCGGGCGGTCCGCCGGCGGCACAGATCAGCCCGCCGCCTCCGTCTGCCACCCAGGGCGCCGAGAACGTCCAGCCGGGCGGCGCGGCGAACTGA
- a CDS encoding DUF2065 domain-containing protein, with protein MTTELLTALALVLVLEGIAYALFPDLMRRMLAIALMTPVGQLRIAGLIAAISGVGLVWLLRG; from the coding sequence TTGACCACTGAACTGCTGACGGCGCTGGCTCTCGTGCTCGTGCTCGAGGGCATCGCCTATGCCCTCTTTCCCGACCTGATGCGCCGCATGCTGGCGATCGCCCTGATGACCCCCGTGGGCCAGTTGCGCATCGCCGGCCTGATCGCGGCGATCAGCGGGGTGGGGCTGGTCTGGCTGTTGCGGGGATGA